The following coding sequences are from one Rutidosis leptorrhynchoides isolate AG116_Rl617_1_P2 chromosome 11, CSIRO_AGI_Rlap_v1, whole genome shotgun sequence window:
- the LOC139875276 gene encoding uncharacterized protein yields MSDHCPIILRDRAIDFGPKPTKVFDEWLEADGVNEIISNAWNKEVHSRRRDCKFRDKLKNIKIALKEWSHNSLGNIDGEVEALKTKAMEWENIAEERVLTTEERNEWLECRKRWIDKDKVKSNMAKQKSRFKWLMDGDENTKFFHSFMKRRYSKRNLRGLNINGTWCEDPIDIKQEVVKHFKSLFANRRGEVYKLQNSAAIPRPQQLSAAQADHLELKFSE; encoded by the coding sequence ATGTCGGACCATTGCCCTATTATTTTAAGGGATAGGGCGATAGATTTCGGGCCAAAACCTACAAAGGTATTTGATGAGTGGTTAGAGGCGGATGGGGTGAACGAGATTATTTCTAATGCATGGAACAAAGAAGTTCATAGTAGAAGACGAGATTGCAAATTTAGGGATAAGTTGAAAAACATAAAAATTGCCCTAAAAGAATGGAGTCATAATTCACTTGGTAATATTGATGGGGAAGTCGAAGCTCTTAAAACCAAAGCTATGGAGTGGGAAAATATAGCCGAAGAGCGGGTACTTACAACCGAGGAGAGGAATGAATGGCTTGAGTGTCGAAAAAGGTGGATAGACAAAGATAAGGTGAAATCGAACATGGCTAAGCAAAAATCAAGATTTAAATGGCTTATGGATGGAGACGAAAACACCAAGTTCTTCCACTCTTTTATGAAAAGAAGATATTCTAAAAGAAATTTAAGGGGTCTAAATATTAACGGGACATGGTGCGAGGACCCGATTGACATTAAACAAGAAGTCGTCAAGCATTTTAAATCTCTGTTTGCCAACCGTAGAGGTGAAGTCTACAAGCTGCAAAATTCAGCAGCCATACCGAGACCACAGCAGCTTTCTGCTGCTCAGGCCGATCACCTTGAGCTCAAATTTTCTGAATAG